In Carassius carassius chromosome 5, fCarCar2.1, whole genome shotgun sequence, one genomic interval encodes:
- the LOC132140872 gene encoding ras GTPase-activating protein 4-like, producing the protein MAKRSTLFIRIVEGKNLPIKDITGSSDPYCIVKIDNEAIIRTATIWKTLSPFWGEEYTVHLPPYFRTVSFYVLDEDSLSRDDVIGKVSISKELLTAKPQGVDGWMNLTEIDPDEEVQGEIHLQISVLGDGDIPQKLCCQVLEARDLAKKDRNGASDPFVRVRYNGKTYESAVVKKSCYPRWNESFEFELDETLSDTGLLSVEVWDWDLVSRNDFLGKVLFNINKLQSAQQEEGWFRLGPDKSKHSEYEGTLGSLRLQLRLRDEVVLPSSHYKPLTELLSQSVGSQLNGNWPDFIMLIDETTTAESRQEVANNLVKLFLGQGLVKEFLDVLFKLELEKTTEPNTLFRSNSLASKSMESFLKVAGMQYLHRLLGAIINRIFEEKKYVELDPSKVELKEAGCAGLHRQQTESDIIQQSTSLLQSYLSELLTSIRQSASYCPLLICQVFHQLYLRVQERFPDPEYRKVKFIAVTSFLCLRFISPAIMSPKLFHLREKHADARTSRTLLLLAKAVQTIGNMDTLACCSKEPWMVCLQPAIQQGITQLKDFITKLVNCHDSEDLELQTRMSLQCGTMEKEGFLFLHRTKDKCMPMTSPFKKYYVTLSKDTLSYSRTQHSKKSSSISLPKIRAVEKVEEKCFGSANVMQIISSEDSGLQETLYLDCKSVNELNHWLSALRKACSHNTNTMSCYHPGIYKADRWSCCHQKEKSDPGCDKTRHGVTLQEWYDPLDPDLEAQLIYQHLRSVQHAMRDKYYKLREQQGVKEADSVRDMKKVDGLSKLFSVLQDLHDAHAAVEEEERSKNKNVFLELQT; encoded by the exons AACTGGAAGCAGTGATCCATACTGCATCGTGAAAATTGATAACGAGGCAATAATTCG GACAGCAACAATATGGAAGACATTGTCTCCATTTTGGGGTGAAGAATACACCGTCCATCTTCCTCCCTACTTTCGTACGGTGTCTTTTTATGTCCTGGATGAGGACTCTCTCAG CCGAGATGATGTCATTGGGAAGGTGTCAATCAGCAAGGAGCTTCTCACTGCTAAACCTCAAG gtgttgatggatggatgaacctTACAGAGATTGACCCAGATGAGGAGGTGCAAGGGGAGATTCACCTCCAGATTTCGGTGCTGGGAGATGGAGATATTCCACAAAAACTGTGCTGCCAAGTCCTGGAGGCGAG AGATCTTGCAAAAAAGGATCGCAATGGGGCTTCTGATCCTTTTGTCAGAGTGAGATACAATGGCAAAACATATGAGAGCGCG GTGGTTAAAAAGTCCTGTTACCCACGGTGGAATGAAAGTTTTGAGTTTGAGCTGGACGAGACGCTTTCTGACACTGGCCTTTTGAGTGTGGAGGTGTGGGACTGGGATCTGGTCAGCAGAAACGACTTTCTGGGAAAG GTCCTGTTCAACATCAACAAGCTTCAGTCTGCCCAGCAAGAGGAGGGCTGGTTTCGCTTGGGGCCTGACAAATCCAAACACAGTGAATATGA AGGAACTCTGGGTTCCTTGCGTCTGCAGCTACGGCTTCGAGACGAGGTTGTGTTGCCATCCAGCCATTACAAGCCACTCACAGAGCTACTCAGCCAGTCGGTCGGCTCTCAGCTCAAC GGCAACTGGCCTGATTTCATCATGCTGATTGATGAGACCACTACAGCGGAGAGCAGACAGGAAGTAGCTAATAATCTAGTCAAGCTGTTTTTGGGTCAAGGGCTTGTCAAGGAGTTTTTGGATGTTCTGTTCAAACTGGAGCTGGAAAAGACTA ctgAACCCAACACATTATTCCGCAGTAATTCATTAGCATCCAAGTCTATGGAATCATTTTTGAAG GTGGCTGGGATGCAATATCTACACAGGCTTCTGGGCGCGATAATAAACCGAATCTTTGAAGAAAAGAAATATGTAGAATTGGACCCAAGTAAAGTAGAACTGAAAGAGGCAGG GTGTGCAGGTTTGCACCGTCAGCAGACAGAGTCTGATATCATTCAGCAGAGCACCAGCCTCCTGCAGTCATACCTGTCTGAGCTTCTCACCTCCATCCGGCAGTCGGCCTCCTACTGCCCCCTGCTCATCTGCCAGGTTTTCCATCAACTCTACCTCAGAGTTCAGGAGCGCTTCCCTGACCCAGAGTACCGG AAGGTGAAGTTCATTGCTGTGACCAGCTTCCTGTGCCTGCGGTTCATCTCTCCTGCCATTATGTCTCCAAAACTATTTCACCTTCGAGAGAAACATGCTGATGCCCGTACCAGCCGCACACTTCTGCTACTTGCCAAA GCCGTGCAGACCATTGGGAATATGGACACTCTTGCATGCTGCTCTAAAGAGCCATGGATGGTCTGCTTGCAGCCAGCCATACAGCAAGGCATCACCCAACTCAAAGACTTCATCACTAAACTGGTCAACTGCCATGATTCAGAGG atCTTGAGCTTCAGACACGAATGAGTCTCCAGTGTGGCACTATGGAGAAAGAAGGCTTCCTCTTCCTTCACAGGACCAAGGACAAGTGCATGCCCATGACTTCACCCTTTAAGAAGTACTATGTCACGCTCAGTAAAGACACTCTGTCTTACTCGCGGACGCAGCACTCTAAA AAGAGCTCTTCTATTTCGCTGCCAAAGATCCGGGCCGTAGAGAAGGTGGAGGAGAAGTGCTTCGGCAGTGCCAACGTCATGCAGATCATCTCAAGTGAAGATTCTGGCCTGCAGGAGACCCTGTACCTCGACTGCAAA AGTGTAAATGAGTTGAATCACTGGCTGTCAGCTCTGAGGAAAGCCTGCAGTCACAACACAAACACTATGAGCTGCTATCATCCTGGCATCTATAAAGCAGACAGATGGAGCTGCTGCCATCAGAAGGAGAAATCAG ACCCAGGCTGTGATAAAACCAGGCATGGAGTGACCCTGCAGGAGTGGTATGACCCACTGGACCCAGATCTGGAGGCTCAGCTCATCTATCAACATCTGCGTAGTGTCCAGCATGCCATGCG AGATAAGTATTATAAGTTGAGAGAGCAGCAGGGAGTTAAGGAAGCAGATTCAGTAAGAG acatgaaGAAAGTAGATGGACTATCAAAGCTCTTCAGTGTTCTCCAAGACCTGCATGATGCTCATGCGGcggtggaggaggaggaaaggtcaaagaataaaaatgttttcttggaGTTACAAACGTAA